A genomic window from Deinococcus detaillensis includes:
- a CDS encoding trimeric intracellular cation channel family protein, translating to MSDGSPFPYVDPATIRTGLHYLDLAGIFAFSMSGALTAVRKRFDIFGVLVLGGVTAVGGGSIRDTLTGKGLPLFLQDETYLWVALLGSLLAFSFGERLARFERTISFFDTIGLALFAASGALLGVRLGLGPLGVTFVGMLSGVGGGIIRDLLAAQVPEVMYRNDQLYATAAALGAITVYFIHPYFGDLETQLLASALVVVVRWISRRGWVRLPVRRLPSKLE from the coding sequence GTGTCTGACGGCTCCCCCTTTCCTTACGTTGACCCTGCCACCATCCGCACGGGGCTGCATTACCTCGACTTGGCAGGCATCTTCGCCTTTTCCATGTCGGGGGCGCTGACAGCGGTTCGCAAGCGCTTTGATATTTTTGGCGTGCTGGTGCTGGGCGGCGTCACGGCCGTCGGCGGCGGCAGCATCCGCGACACGTTGACCGGTAAGGGGCTGCCCCTCTTTTTGCAAGATGAAACCTACTTGTGGGTGGCTTTGCTCGGCTCATTGCTGGCGTTTTCCTTCGGCGAGCGGCTGGCCCGCTTCGAGCGCACCATCAGCTTTTTTGACACCATCGGGCTGGCTTTGTTTGCTGCCAGCGGCGCACTGCTCGGCGTGCGGCTGGGGCTGGGGCCACTGGGCGTGACCTTTGTGGGGATGCTCAGCGGAGTGGGCGGCGGCATTATCCGCGACCTCCTGGCGGCTCAGGTGCCGGAGGTGATGTACCGCAACGATCAGCTTTACGCCACTGCCGCCGCGCTGGGAGCCATCACGGTGTATTTTATTCACCCTTATTTCGGCGACCTCGAAACGCAACTTCTCGCCTCCGCGCTCGTTGTGGTGGTGCGTTGGATATCACGCCGAGGCTGGGTACGTCTGCCGGTGCGCCGTTTGCCTAGCAAACTGGAGTGA
- a CDS encoding nuclear transport factor 2 family protein, translated as MDADTPPALAEVLALDDAWNRGYQSRDAGLLGGVLADDWLALFADGGVATKLQLLADVPSNPEAALSFERQTAQLYGDTAVVRGSLTANGQYVQSFLRIYARRAGRWQAVAVQVVP; from the coding sequence ATGGACGCCGACACTCCCCCCGCTTTGGCCGAAGTTTTGGCTTTGGATGACGCCTGGAACCGGGGCTACCAAAGCAGAGACGCCGGGCTGCTCGGCGGCGTACTGGCCGACGACTGGCTGGCCCTCTTCGCTGACGGCGGCGTTGCCACCAAGCTCCAACTCCTCGCGGACGTGCCGAGCAACCCCGAGGCGGCGCTGAGTTTCGAGCGCCAAACGGCTCAGCTGTACGGCGATACGGCGGTGGTACGCGGCAGCCTCACGGCCAACGGCCAATATGTTCAGAGCTTTTTGCGAATTTATGCCCGCCGCGCCGGAAGATGGCAAGCGGTGGCGGTGCAGGTCGTGCCTTGA
- a CDS encoding toxic anion resistance protein: MSDNGNILEALTPPETLKAPKAVPSIAPDQGRDMTPLSGEDKTRLDEMARAFVQDVTKLDAHGEGFKRKLDSVHALGMDEQRSAAQVSNRMLERPLRATKAGVFDEGSSIIKGLTDLRHTVEELDPSRGTPAKRFFGMLPGGKKVQSYIERYASAQDHLNAILDTLYRSQDELRKDNASIETEKVALWNVMQKLRQYAYVGQAVDDALTERLTMLEQTDPEKARMVREELLFAIRQRITDLLTQLAVSVQGYLALDLVRKNNLELVKGVDRATTTTISALRTAVLVSQALGTQQMVLEQVTALNTTTGNMIESTSNLLRTQSARIQEGAGSATVNVEQLQNAFKNVYAALDAISEYKVRALENFRQTTQILAKEVGTAQTYLDRERQQVSQDIASELKFSETVVKEGELKL, encoded by the coding sequence ATGAGCGATAACGGCAACATCCTAGAGGCACTCACCCCGCCTGAAACCCTCAAAGCCCCCAAAGCCGTGCCGAGCATCGCCCCCGATCAGGGCCGCGACATGACCCCGCTGAGCGGTGAAGACAAAACCCGCTTAGACGAAATGGCCCGCGCTTTCGTGCAGGACGTGACCAAGCTCGACGCGCACGGCGAAGGCTTTAAGCGCAAACTCGACTCGGTTCACGCGCTGGGCATGGACGAACAGCGCTCGGCGGCGCAGGTCAGCAACCGGATGCTGGAACGCCCCCTGCGGGCCACCAAAGCGGGCGTGTTTGACGAAGGCTCCAGCATCATCAAAGGGCTGACCGATCTGCGCCACACCGTCGAAGAACTCGATCCCAGCCGGGGCACGCCCGCCAAGCGGTTTTTTGGCATGCTGCCCGGTGGCAAAAAAGTCCAGAGCTATATAGAGCGCTACGCCAGCGCCCAAGACCACCTCAACGCTATTTTGGACACGCTTTACCGCTCGCAAGACGAACTGCGAAAAGACAACGCCTCCATCGAAACCGAGAAAGTGGCGCTGTGGAACGTGATGCAAAAGCTGCGCCAATACGCCTACGTGGGCCAAGCCGTAGATGACGCCCTGACCGAGCGCCTCACCATGCTGGAGCAGACCGATCCCGAAAAAGCCCGGATGGTGCGCGAGGAGTTGCTGTTCGCCATTCGCCAGCGCATCACCGATCTGCTGACCCAGTTGGCCGTCAGCGTGCAAGGCTACTTGGCGCTCGATCTGGTACGCAAAAACAACTTGGAACTGGTCAAAGGCGTTGACCGCGCCACCACCACCACCATCAGCGCCCTGAGAACCGCTGTGCTGGTGTCGCAGGCGCTCGGTACGCAGCAAATGGTCTTGGAGCAGGTCACGGCGCTCAACACCACCACCGGCAACATGATCGAAAGCACCTCTAATTTGCTGCGTACCCAGTCGGCCCGCATTCAGGAAGGCGCGGGCAGCGCGACCGTCAATGTGGAGCAGCTTCAGAACGCCTTCAAGAACGTTTACGCCGCGCTTGACGCCATCAGTGAATACAAAGTGCGGGCGCTGGAGAACTTCCGCCAGACCACCCAGATTCTGGCCAAGGAAGTCGGCACCGCCCAAACCTACCTCGACAGGGAGCGCCAGCAAGTCTCGCAGGATATTGCCAGCGAGTTGAAGTTCAGCGAGACGGTGGTAAAAGAGGGAGAGCTGAAGCTGTAG
- a CDS encoding nuclear transport factor 2 family protein — MNAFSDDIAGLDDFLTINAVLILDDAWNAAYQNRDAQALNDLIADDWSGFLPDGQVISKAVLQRAITTYPEDVLVFRRQVAQLYGDTAITRGELSANGVHAQSHLRVYARRAGKWQAVAVQVVP; from the coding sequence TTGAACGCTTTCTCAGACGATATTGCCGGTTTGGACGATTTTTTGACCATCAATGCCGTACTGATTTTGGATGACGCTTGGAACGCCGCTTACCAAAACCGGGACGCGCAAGCACTCAACGATCTGATTGCCGACGATTGGTCAGGCTTTTTGCCGGACGGACAGGTGATCAGCAAAGCCGTGTTGCAGCGGGCCATCACCACTTATCCCGAAGACGTTCTGGTGTTTAGGCGTCAAGTCGCCCAGCTCTACGGCGACACCGCCATCACGCGCGGGGAGCTGAGTGCCAACGGGGTTCACGCGCAGAGCCATTTGCGCGTCTACGCCCGCCGCGCCGGAAAGTGGCAAGCCGTGGCCGTGCAAGTGGTTCCCTGA